A stretch of DNA from Yoonia sp. G8-12:
CAGCCAAGGCGCGGATCATCGGGCGAGCGTGTGATATTCATCATTTGGCCGCATATCAGTGGCGGAAGCGATCCGGTTGCTCATATTATAAAAACCCGCTGTTGCAGCTATGTCCCAGATATCACGGTCCGAAAACCCAACCTGACGCAAAGCATCGCGGTCTTTTTCTTCGATCTTGGCACTGGCAACCGTCATCAATTCGGCAAATTCCAGCATCGCCTTTTGACGCGCATCCAAAGGGGCCACCCGCCAGTTCATGACAAGCATTTCGCCCAGTTGCGGATCGCCCGATAGCTGACGCACCGCAGCACCATGCGCGGTCAGGCAATAGTAGCATTTGTTGATCGACGACACCGCCACCGCGATCATTTCGCGTTCAAGCTTAGACAGGCCAGAAGAGGCTAGCATGATATCATTATAAAGCGCCGTAAACGCGTTCAGCTTGTCCACATCAAAAGCATAAGCCTGCAGGACATTGGGCACCATCCCAAGCTTTTCCTGACAGATATCAAAGTATTTCTGTGTTGCCTCCGGCAATGGGTCGGCCATGGGCAGATCGAGGGCGGTGGGTTGGTCAGTCAAAGGCTCACTCCGGCAATCTTCGATAATGGTACTGTCCCACAAGCGTCATGCCGAGGGAAGTATAGAGCGCATTGGCGGCGACATTCAGCTGCGTTGTCACAAGTGTGAGGTAGTCTGCGCCATGATCCCGCGCCCAAAAGGCGGCCGCCCGCGTCAAATACTGCGCCAACCCTTGCCTGCGATGGGCCGTGCCGATCTCAAGCGCGTGGATCATCGCACAGTTGGCGGCGATCCCAACATAGACTGTGCCAGCCGGTTGGTCGTTCAAGCGCCCCAGTAACGTGGTTTTGGGATGCAGCGCGCGGTCCATGATGGCCAGACGTCCTCTGCCGATCCCCCTGCGGCCCAGATTTCCTCTTGTGCAGCAAGGGGCGGCCAGACTTCAAAACTAGTGACAGGCGGTGGGCGCCGGGTGGCTACTGTGGCGATCGGCGCGGCGTAAACATTCGTGATGTCTTTGGTCACATACCCGCGTGCGGCCAGCATATCGTCCAATGCGCCTTCACCCGCCCGCAGCATGAAAAGCGGCGTTTGACCGGCGGCACGCATGGCGTTCTCAGCCAGCGGAATATCTGCGTCCGTTACTGGTGCTTGCGCAGTTGCGGCACTGACACGGCTACTACCACTGTCATCAAGGCGGATTGCCCATGGGCCCAACGCCTGCTTGGCCGACGGCGGCCATGTCCCCTCGATTACGTTATAGAGTGTTTCGAGCGAAGGCAGTGTCATTGCGCGAATTTCGCCTCAAGGTCAGTCATGGCCAAATCAAGCGCGTCCCCATCGCTGCCGCGCACCACGATATTGGAGCCATAAACCCCATCTTTCTGGAACGGGTAAGACCCGACGCTGAGATCGGGATATTCTTGCGCAAAAACGCCGAGTGGTCCGGCAAGATCCCCTCTCCTCGCATTAGGCACAACGTGCGCGACAAGAGTGGCGCGCCCCCAACCAAAGTGGGCAGGATGCTGGCCACCATCGCTTTGAACACTGATGGCACCCCCGCCATGACGTGCACATTCCCAAGGCAAAACCCAGGTGCCGTACTGACCGGATTGTCGATCAGCGTGGCCCCATCGGGGATGCGTGCCATGCGCAAGCGGGCTTCGTTCAATTCCTGTCCGGACCGGTCGTAGTGCGCCTGCAACAGCGCGCGCGCGTCATCACGCACGTCGATATGCGCGTCGAAGGCTGCGGCAATGCAATCGGCGGTGATGTCATCATGGGTCGGACCAATGCCGCCGCTGGTGAAGACGTGATCGTAGCCCGCCGAGAGCGCCTTGACCGCCGCTATAATCGCGTCGCGGTCGTCGCTGACCACACGCACCTCTTTCAAATCGATCCCCCGTTCGGTCAATTGCCCTGCAAGATAATGCATATTGGCGTCACGGGTCCGGCCCGAGAGGATTTCATCGCCGATCACAAGCATGGCAGCGGTGGGGTTTGGCATCTGGTGGTTCTCCTGTCTTGTCAGAATTGTTATAGGGCGCGTATGGAATTTGCCACGCCCCTTGTCCCCGCACGTCTGATCAAACGCTACAAACGGTTTCTGGCCGATGTACGATTAGAGGACGGGCGCGAAGTGACCGCCCATTGCGCCAATAATGGCTCAATGATGGGGCTGGCCGAACCGGGCATGAAAGTCTGGCTTGAGCCGAATGACGACCCCAAGAAAAAGCTGAAATTCGGCTGGCGTTTGGTTGACCATGAGAACGGGCATTTTACCGGTGTTGATACCTCGGTGCCGAACCGCACACTCAAGGCCGCTTTGATGGCGCATGAGGTT
This window harbors:
- a CDS encoding peroxidase-related enzyme (This protein belongs to a clade of uncharacterized proteins related to peroxidases such as the alkylhydroperoxidase AhpD.), which codes for MTDQPTALDLPMADPLPEATQKYFDICQEKLGMVPNVLQAYAFDVDKLNAFTALYNDIMLASSGLSKLEREMIAVAVSSINKCYYCLTAHGAAVRQLSGDPQLGEMLVMNWRVAPLDARQKAMLEFAELMTVASAKIEEKDRDALRQVGFSDRDIWDIAATAGFYNMSNRIASATDMRPNDEYHTLAR
- a CDS encoding GNAT family N-acetyltransferase translates to MNDQPAGTVYVGIAANCAMIHALEIGTAHRRQGLAQYLTRAAAFWARDHGADYLTLVTTQLNVAANALYTSLGMTLVGQYHYRRLPE